Proteins found in one Pirellulales bacterium genomic segment:
- a CDS encoding STAS/SEC14 domain-containing protein codes for MAVEIHETPESKYVDVAVTGKLTKEDYERFLPALESEIQQHGNVRILFTMHDFHGWTASAMWEDTKFAWHHFSDIERLAIVGETRWEQGMAVFCKPFTAAKIKYFDHAKIEEARKWLAAD; via the coding sequence GTGGCTGTCGAAATTCACGAAACGCCAGAATCCAAATATGTCGATGTCGCCGTCACCGGCAAACTGACCAAGGAAGACTACGAGCGGTTTCTGCCTGCGCTGGAATCCGAAATCCAGCAGCACGGCAACGTTCGCATTTTGTTTACGATGCACGATTTTCACGGCTGGACCGCCAGCGCCATGTGGGAAGACACCAAGTTCGCCTGGCATCACTTCAGCGATATCGAGCGGCTGGCGATCGTCGGCGAAACACGCTGGGAGCAGGGCATGGCCGTGTTTTGTAAGCCGTTCACGGCAGCTAAAATCAAGTACTTCGACCATGCTAAGATTGAGGAGGCTCGCAAATGGCTTGCGGCCGATTGA
- a CDS encoding PDZ domain-containing protein: MRQLHSTVAAAIVLCSIVATAHAEDDLNLREEAAIKAAVSQIAPSVVRIETLGGLETVGKILVGTGPTTGLIVSDEGYIVSSAFNFVQQPSQIIVYLADGTRLPAEMVGRDHSRMLVLLKVPTDMLDSSRQLTVPLATPKNEMRVGAWAIAVGRVFEPEKVNVSVGIVSALGRVWGKAIQTDAKISPANYGGPLVDLRGRVLGVLVPMSPQESSEVAGVEWYDSGIGFAVPLADIKRVLDRLKKGEHLEPGLLGVNIRSGDPYTTAPVIAACRPKSPAAAAGLKPGDQIVEFDGVPIERYAQLRHQLAPRYAGENVSLVVLRGQERLTKDLTLIDKLQPYIHPFLGILPRRDGTQEDGEKKETKTGVIVRDVYSESPAAKAGVKAGDRLVTLNGKPIADRLSLQDQIAALEPRDEVKLEIERDSKAETLTAKLATLPEAVPDALPPAHESLPPKENGPPLGKLPIKIPEAKSDCWAYIPDSYRSAVPHGMIVWLQGSKEAKDDNLIAMWKLLCEQHDLILLIPNSEEAGRWQRSDLEFIRKMVDEVVRKYQVDPTRIIAAGTQGGGAMAYLLAGENRDLLRGVVAIDAPLPPAMATPLCEPTERLAIFSASARRSSPHIAAGIERLREAKHPVTELELDENSHVLNDDQRAKLARWVDTLDRS, from the coding sequence ATGCGACAACTTCACAGTACTGTCGCCGCGGCAATCGTGCTTTGCTCGATTGTCGCGACAGCCCATGCCGAAGACGACCTCAACTTGCGCGAAGAGGCGGCCATCAAAGCGGCAGTTTCCCAAATAGCGCCGAGCGTTGTTCGTATCGAAACACTTGGCGGGTTGGAAACCGTTGGCAAGATTCTGGTCGGCACGGGGCCAACGACCGGGCTGATCGTGTCGGACGAAGGGTACATCGTCTCCAGTGCTTTCAATTTCGTCCAACAGCCGTCACAGATTATTGTTTATCTCGCCGACGGAACTCGACTGCCGGCGGAAATGGTCGGCCGCGACCACAGTCGCATGTTGGTGCTGCTGAAAGTGCCGACCGACATGCTCGACTCGTCGCGGCAACTGACCGTTCCACTCGCGACACCCAAGAATGAGATGCGCGTCGGCGCTTGGGCGATTGCGGTCGGACGTGTGTTTGAGCCGGAAAAGGTGAACGTCTCGGTCGGCATCGTCAGTGCGCTGGGGCGAGTGTGGGGCAAGGCAATTCAGACCGACGCGAAAATTTCGCCAGCCAACTATGGTGGGCCGCTGGTCGATTTGCGCGGCCGGGTGCTGGGAGTGCTGGTGCCGATGTCGCCACAAGAGAGCAGCGAAGTGGCCGGAGTCGAGTGGTACGATTCGGGGATTGGATTCGCCGTGCCGCTGGCCGACATCAAACGTGTACTCGACCGGCTGAAAAAGGGAGAGCATTTGGAGCCTGGCTTGCTCGGCGTCAACATCCGCTCCGGCGATCCGTATACGACCGCGCCGGTGATTGCCGCTTGTCGGCCGAAGTCGCCTGCCGCCGCCGCGGGCCTGAAACCGGGCGACCAGATTGTCGAGTTCGACGGCGTGCCCATCGAGCGGTACGCTCAATTGCGACATCAATTGGCCCCGCGATACGCTGGAGAAAACGTCTCGCTGGTCGTCCTCCGCGGCCAGGAGCGACTGACGAAAGACCTCACGCTGATCGACAAGCTTCAACCTTATATTCATCCTTTTCTCGGGATCTTGCCACGACGCGATGGAACCCAGGAAGATGGTGAAAAGAAAGAAACAAAGACCGGTGTGATCGTTCGTGACGTCTATTCCGAGAGCCCGGCGGCCAAGGCCGGCGTCAAGGCCGGCGACCGGCTCGTCACCCTCAACGGTAAGCCGATTGCCGATCGACTTTCGCTCCAGGATCAAATCGCCGCCCTTGAGCCGCGCGACGAAGTGAAGCTGGAAATCGAGCGCGACAGCAAGGCCGAAACCCTGACCGCGAAACTTGCGACACTGCCCGAGGCGGTCCCCGATGCGCTGCCGCCCGCGCATGAATCGCTGCCGCCTAAGGAAAACGGCCCGCCCCTGGGCAAACTGCCAATCAAGATTCCGGAGGCGAAAAGCGACTGCTGGGCATACATTCCCGATAGCTATCGCTCTGCCGTGCCGCACGGCATGATTGTTTGGCTCCAAGGGTCCAAGGAAGCGAAAGATGATAATCTGATTGCTATGTGGAAGCTCCTGTGCGAGCAGCACGATCTGATCCTGCTCATCCCCAACAGCGAAGAGGCCGGCCGTTGGCAGCGGAGCGATTTGGAGTTTATTCGCAAAATGGTCGACGAGGTCGTGCGGAAGTACCAAGTCGATCCCACCCGGATCATTGCTGCCGGCACTCAAGGGGGCGGCGCCATGGCTTACCTGCTTGCCGGAGAAAACCGCGATCTACTCCGCGGCGTAGTCGCCATCGATGCGCCATTGCCTCCCGCCATGGCGACACCTCTCTGCGAACCGACCGAGCGGCTGGCGATCTTTAGCGCTTCGGCGAGGCGATCTTCCCCGCACATTGCCGCAGGGATCGAGCGTTTGCGCGAAGCCAAGCATCCCGTGACCGAACTGGAGCTTGACGAAAATTCGCACGTGCTTAACGATGACCAGCGAGCGAAGCTAGCGCGGTGGGTGGATACGCTGGATCGTAGCTAA
- a CDS encoding TerC family protein has translation MQNILIRLPTLLATVAGPAPAEAVGGIRPELWHWLAFGAFVLVMLVLDLAVFHRQSHEPTLRESAFWTTFWCCLALSFNGLIWYRAGSKPAIEFLNGYLVEWSLSMDNVFVFAVIFGYFRVPLKYQYRVLFWGILGAIVMRLAFILLGTALIKRFEVVLLFFGVLLIYSGIKLMTKKDEVHPERNWLMRWGKRVFNVASGNHGKKFFVRENGKRCVTPLFLVLLVIESTDVLFAVDSVPAIFGLTKDPFIVFTSNIFAILGLRALYFLLAGVMDLFRYLSYGLAAVLIFVGLKMIAEYIMPVAGIEFHFFKDYPWASLVVIVSLLGISIAASLMAQRRETRAADDSA, from the coding sequence TTGCAAAACATCTTGATTCGCCTGCCGACGTTGCTGGCAACCGTGGCTGGCCCTGCGCCGGCCGAGGCCGTCGGCGGCATCCGTCCGGAACTGTGGCATTGGCTTGCGTTTGGTGCCTTTGTGCTAGTGATGCTGGTCCTCGATTTGGCGGTTTTCCATCGCCAATCGCACGAGCCGACGCTCCGAGAAAGCGCCTTTTGGACCACCTTTTGGTGCTGTCTTGCCTTGAGCTTCAATGGCCTCATTTGGTATCGGGCCGGAAGCAAGCCGGCCATCGAGTTTCTGAACGGCTACCTCGTCGAATGGTCGTTGTCGATGGACAACGTTTTCGTGTTTGCGGTGATTTTCGGCTACTTCCGCGTGCCGCTTAAATATCAATATCGAGTGCTGTTCTGGGGCATCTTGGGCGCCATCGTCATGCGGCTGGCGTTCATTCTGTTGGGCACCGCGCTTATCAAGCGGTTTGAGGTGGTGCTGCTCTTCTTTGGGGTGCTGCTGATCTATAGTGGCATTAAGCTCATGACCAAGAAGGATGAAGTTCATCCCGAGCGAAACTGGCTGATGCGGTGGGGCAAGCGCGTGTTCAATGTTGCCAGCGGCAATCACGGCAAGAAATTTTTCGTCCGCGAAAACGGCAAACGCTGCGTGACGCCGTTGTTTCTTGTGCTGCTGGTCATCGAAAGCACCGATGTGCTGTTTGCGGTCGATAGTGTGCCGGCGATTTTTGGGTTGACGAAAGATCCGTTCATTGTCTTTACCTCCAACATTTTCGCCATCCTTGGCCTGCGGGCGCTCTATTTCCTGCTGGCCGGCGTCATGGATTTGTTCCGCTATTTGAGCTACGGTTTGGCGGCGGTGTTGATATTTGTCGGCTTGAAAATGATCGCCGAGTATATCATGCCGGTCGCGGGCATCGAGTTTCATTTTTTCAAAGATTATCCCTGGGCCTCGCTAGTCGTGATCGTGTCGCTGTTGGGAATCTCCATCGCGGCGTCGCTGATGGCGCAGCGGAGAGAAACGCGAGCCGCGGACGATTCAGCCTAG